In the Profundibacter amoris genome, CGTCAATATGTCCGGCCATGCCGCCTGATACTTCTTCTGTTGCTTCCGCAGCCAGATGTTCCGGCAGGATCAGGTTCAGAACAATCGCGATCAGGGCAGCGGGCAGAATCCCCGAGGCCGCCAGAATTCGCAGGGAATCCGGCAGGTGCTGTAGCGCATTCGGGGCACCTGGCGCCAGGTTCATCGCCTCGAGCTGGAAGCCAAGGCCTATGGAAATGGCGATGGCAAAGATCACCATATTGCGCCGGTCCCATTTCACATCGGACAGCATCGAGACACCCGCCGCAACAACCATGCCGAACATGACAATCACGCCACCACCCAGCACTTCGATTGGAATGGTGCGAATAACAGCACCAACTTTGGGGATCAGACCTGCAATAATCAGGAAAATAGCTCCGATGGTTACCACATGGCGGCTCATGATGCCTGTCATGGCGATCAGGCCAACGTTCTGGCTAAAGGACGTATTGGGAAGCGCCCCGAACACACCGGCAATCGATGTGCCCAGACCATCGGCGAATGTCGCGCCCTGTATTTCCTTGTCGGTTGCTTCGCGTCCGGCGCCGCCCTTGGTGATGCCTGAAACGTCGCCAACGGTTTCCACCGCCGACACAAAGGCCATCAGGCAGAACCCGATAAGGGCTGCCGAGGAAAACTCGAACCCGTATTTGAACGGGCTGGGGAATTCGATAACAGCCGCGCGTGCCCATGACCCCGAGATGTCGGCGAATGAAACCATTCCCATCATCATGGCATAGAAATAGCCGACAACAATTCCGATCAAAACGGCCGAAACCGCCAACATACCGCGGGTGTAGAATTTCAACCCCAGTGTGACAATGATCACTACACCGGCGACGCTCCAGCTTAGGGCGCTGCCGTATTCGGGTTTGTCGAACATCTTTGCCGGCACACCGCCCGCAGCATATTCAATGCCCACTTTGACAAGGGCAAGCCCGATCATCATAACCACAAGTCCGGTTACAAGCGGTGGCAATGCAAAACGGATCTTGCCAATGAACAAGCCAAGGAACGCATGGAACAACCCCCCCAGCATAACGCCGGTAAACAGGACGCCCAAGGCTTCCGGCCCTTTGCCGGCCACCAGCGGAATCATGATCGGAATAAAGGCAAAACTGGTGCCCTGCACAATTGGCAATCCCGCGCCAATCGGCCCAAGCGTTATGGTTTGCAGTAAGGTGGCGACGCCTGCAAACAGCATCGACATCTGGATCATATAGCTCATATCCGGAAAGCCCTGCGCCCCCGCATCCGAGCCAAAGCCGAAGCCGGCGGCGCCGGCAATGATGATCGCCGGGGTAATGTTGGAAACAAACATGGCCAATACATGCTGGATACCCAGCGGTATCGCTTTGGCCAGTGGTGGTGTGTAGTTGGGATCGCGCAGCTGTTCCGGCGTCCCGATTGATGAATTGGACATGGGTCCCTCTCCAGTTGTGTTCGCGCTGTTTTTATTATGTTCGCGCTGTTTGATTTATTGGGTGATCGTCAGTGGTGTTGGTAGTTGGTATTCCTCCAGGTTCGGGGTTTCTCCGATGCGGTCGACAACCGCAAACAGGCCCGGTGCAGACAGCGGGGTCAGCACGCCGTGCCATGTGTTTCTGTGGTAATTGATACCCTGACCCGGCCCTGCGATAAAGGCGCGGATGTTGGCCGGTGTGCCGTTCGCGTCTTCGGCCACGATGACCAGATAGGCGTCAAGGCTCATCGGAATGAAGGCCTGCGCGCCGTCAGGGTGGCGTTCCAGCAGGTCCAGAGTATAGGGCAGGGCGCGTGGTTCGGCCTTGAACACGCTGATACCGGCGCGGCCATCGGGGCCGAAATCCAGCCGAGCGCGGTCGTGGTAGCGGCCGCAAAATCCGTTGTTGATGATCTTGTCCGGTTTGCCCACAGCCTGTAGCACATCGCCAAAGGGGGCAAAAGCGTCGGCTGTCAGGGGCCGGGCCTTGATTGCGGTCATGGCAGCACCAGAGCGGGGTGGCGGTTCACGTCTTTGTAGAGCAGATAGCGGAACGGGCTGGAGCCTGTGGCAATGCAGGCCTGCGGGCAAAAGGCGCGCAGCCACATGAAATCGCCGGGGCCGACCTTGACCCAGTCCTTGTTCAGCAGGTATTCTGCCGTGCCTTCCAGCACATACAGCCCGTGCTCCATGATATGGGTTTCGGCAAAGGGGATGCGCCCGCCCGGCTGGAAGGTGACGATATTGACGTGCATGTCGTGGCGCAGATCATCGGGATCGACAAACCGCGTGGTGGCCCATTTGCCATCGCAATCTGGCATGTGGGTCATCGGGGTTTGCGCGTCCGATGTGGTGAAATGATCAGGCATGGCCAGCCCTACGGTGGGTTGATAGCGTTTGCGGATCCAGTGGAACCCCAGCAGGTCGGGCCCGTCGTTTTTCACCGACCACACCGCGCCCGCCGGCACATAGGCATAGCCGCCCGCCATCAGGGTGCTTTGCACCCCGTCCACTGTCAGGGTCAGCGCGCCCTTGGCCACGAACAGCCCCGCCTCGGCGCCCGAGTCGGGTTCGGGCATGTCCGAGCCGCCACCCGGGGCTACCTCGACGGCATATTGCGCGAAGGTTTCGGCAAAGCCGGTCATCGGTCGGGCCAGAATCCACGCCCGTGTGCCGTTCCAGTTCGGAAGCGCACTGGTGACGATGTCGCGCATGGTGCTGGCGGGGATCACCGCATAGGCGCTGGTGAAAATGGCGGCGCTTTCGGGGTTGTCGGCCTGATCGGGCAATCCGCCGGTGGGGAAGGCATAGCTCATGGCAGGATGTCCTTTAGCCGGTAACGGGCGATGCGTTCGACCTGTTTGCAGGCCTCGGCAAATTCGGTGCCGGTGTCATTTTCGATGCGGGTTTGAAAGGCGGACATGATCCCCGCCTTGTCGTGGTCGCGCACGGCGATGATGAAGGGAAAGCCGTGTTTTTCCACATAGGCGGTGTTCAGCCGCTGGAAGGTTTCGCGCTCCGCATCCGTTAGCGCATCCAGTCCGGCGCTGGCCTGCTCGTTGGTGCTTTCGGCGGTCAGCCGTTTGGCCGCCGCCAGTTTGCCGGCCAGATCGGGGTGGGCCTTGAGCACCTCAAGGCGGGCGTCCTGCGGGGCACTGCGGAACACGCGGCACAGGGCGTTGTGCAGCCCGATGGCCGTGTCATGCGCCGGTCCCAGCTCCAGCCCGTGCGCGCCTTTGGCGATCCAGGGGGAATGCTCGAATATGCCGCCGTAGGTGTCCACGAATGTCTCGCGGTCCATTTCCGAGGGGCGCGGCCACGGCGCAGGGGCGGGGTGATGCTTTTGCCAATGTTCGGCAATATCAATCCGGCGCGGGGTCCATACGCCTTCAAAGCCTTGAATATACTCGATGAACCGCTTCAGGGCCTGCACCCGCCCGGGTCGCCCGACAAGACGGCAATGCAGCCCGACCGACATCATTTTCGCCTGCCCTGCCGCACCTTCGGCATAGAGCGCATCAAAGCTGTCCTTCAGGTAAGCAAAGAACTGATCGCCCGAATTGAACCCCTGCGGCGTGGCAAAGCGCATGTCGTTGGCGTCCAGCGTATAGGGGATGACCAATTGGTCCTGTTCACCATAACGCACCCAATAGGGCAGATCATCGGCATAGGAATCCGACACGTAATCCAGCGTGCCTTTCTGCGCGATCAGCCGCTCGGTATTGACCGAGCAACGCCCCGTATACCAGCCGCGTGGCGGCGCGCCGACCACTTCGGTGTGCAGGCGGATCGCCTCGTCTATATCTGCGCGCTCATCCTTTGCCTCGTAATCCTTGTACTCGATCCACTTCAACCCGTGGCTGGCAATCTCCCAGCCCGCGTCCTGCATCGCCGCCACCTGAACTGGCGCGCGCGCCAATGCCGTGGCCACACCATACACCGATACCGGAATCCCCGCGCCCGTGAACAACCGGTGCAGCCGCCAGAAACCGGCCCGCGCGCCGTATTCATAGATGCTCTCCATGTTCCAGTGCCGTTGACCGGGCCAGGCTGCCGCGCCAACGATTTCCGATAAAAACGCCTCCGAGGCCGCATCGCCATGCAGGATGTTGTTTTCGCCGCCTTCTTCAAAATTCACCACGAACTGCACAGCAATCCTGGCCCCGTCCGGCCATTTCGGATCGGGCGGCGTGGCGCCGTATCCCTGGATATCCCGTGGATAGCGTTTCATCATTCAGGCTCCTTCAGGTTTGCCAAAGTATATTACAGATAATCCTGATAGATTTTCAAAATATTCCTGAAAGTCTTATCGCAAACAAACCCCCTCGATTTTTGCCGCGATTACAGGCAGGGTGCGGGGCAACAAGGAGGGCGCAATGGCCAAAGGATTTTTGACAACCCACGTTCTGGACACCGCCCGCGGCATCCCTGCCGCCGGTCTGGCGATTGATCTATTCCGTATCAAGGGCGAGAGCCGCCGCCATATCCGCAGCCTGACCACCAACGCCGACGGGCGCACCGACAGCCAAATCCTGCCTGCCGATGAATTCGATACCGGCACCTATGAACTGCTGTTCCACGCCGGCGACTACCTGACCGCCAGCGGCACCCCGCCCGAGGATCCCCGCTTCCTCGACATCATCCCGATCCGTTTCGGCATTTCGGATATGGACTCGCACTACCACGTTCCGCTGCTTCTTTCGCCGTTCGGTTATTCCACCTATCGCGGTAGCTGATTTTCCAAATGGCCCAAATATCCGCGCCGCAGGCAACCCGAGGGCCCGCAGGGCCCGAGATATAAAGCGGCCCCGTCAGGGGCCACCACCCTTACAAATCCCCCGTCTGGCGCATCATCTCGGCCTTGCATCGGCTGGTGACGAAATCCACAAATACCTGAACCTTGGTGTCCTTCAATTTATGCGGTGGATACAGGCAAATCAGCTGCGTCGGCAGGGGCGGGCTGTTCACCGCCACCGGCACCAGCGCGCCTGCGCGTAAATGCTCGGCCACCTCGAACACCGGTTTCAGGATAATCCCGTGCCCTTCCAGCGCCCAGCCGGTCAGCACATCGCCGTCATCACTTTCAAACGGCCCCGTCACGTCAAACCGCTTCACCCCGTCCGGCATTTGCAATGCCCACTGGAATTCCTGCGCCCCCGGATAGCGCAGGTTCAGGCAGGCGTGATCCTTCAGC is a window encoding:
- a CDS encoding bifunctional allantoicase/(S)-ureidoglycine aminohydrolase, which produces MSYAFPTGGLPDQADNPESAAIFTSAYAVIPASTMRDIVTSALPNWNGTRAWILARPMTGFAETFAQYAVEVAPGGGSDMPEPDSGAEAGLFVAKGALTLTVDGVQSTLMAGGYAYVPAGAVWSVKNDGPDLLGFHWIRKRYQPTVGLAMPDHFTTSDAQTPMTHMPDCDGKWATTRFVDPDDLRHDMHVNIVTFQPGGRIPFAETHIMEHGLYVLEGTAEYLLNKDWVKVGPGDFMWLRAFCPQACIATGSSPFRYLLYKDVNRHPALVLP
- a CDS encoding uracil-xanthine permease family protein is translated as MSNSSIGTPEQLRDPNYTPPLAKAIPLGIQHVLAMFVSNITPAIIIAGAAGFGFGSDAGAQGFPDMSYMIQMSMLFAGVATLLQTITLGPIGAGLPIVQGTSFAFIPIMIPLVAGKGPEALGVLFTGVMLGGLFHAFLGLFIGKIRFALPPLVTGLVVMMIGLALVKVGIEYAAGGVPAKMFDKPEYGSALSWSVAGVVIIVTLGLKFYTRGMLAVSAVLIGIVVGYFYAMMMGMVSFADISGSWARAAVIEFPSPFKYGFEFSSAALIGFCLMAFVSAVETVGDVSGITKGGAGREATDKEIQGATFADGLGTSIAGVFGALPNTSFSQNVGLIAMTGIMSRHVVTIGAIFLIIAGLIPKVGAVIRTIPIEVLGGGVIVMFGMVVAAGVSMLSDVKWDRRNMVIFAIAISIGLGFQLEAMNLAPGAPNALQHLPDSLRILAASGILPAALIAIVLNLILPEHLAAEATEEVSGGMAGHIDE
- the uraH gene encoding hydroxyisourate hydrolase, translated to MAKGFLTTHVLDTARGIPAAGLAIDLFRIKGESRRHIRSLTTNADGRTDSQILPADEFDTGTYELLFHAGDYLTASGTPPEDPRFLDIIPIRFGISDMDSHYHVPLLLSPFGYSTYRGS
- the puuE gene encoding allantoinase PuuE — its product is MKRYPRDIQGYGATPPDPKWPDGARIAVQFVVNFEEGGENNILHGDAASEAFLSEIVGAAAWPGQRHWNMESIYEYGARAGFWRLHRLFTGAGIPVSVYGVATALARAPVQVAAMQDAGWEIASHGLKWIEYKDYEAKDERADIDEAIRLHTEVVGAPPRGWYTGRCSVNTERLIAQKGTLDYVSDSYADDLPYWVRYGEQDQLVIPYTLDANDMRFATPQGFNSGDQFFAYLKDSFDALYAEGAAGQAKMMSVGLHCRLVGRPGRVQALKRFIEYIQGFEGVWTPRRIDIAEHWQKHHPAPAPWPRPSEMDRETFVDTYGGIFEHSPWIAKGAHGLELGPAHDTAIGLHNALCRVFRSAPQDARLEVLKAHPDLAGKLAAAKRLTAESTNEQASAGLDALTDAERETFQRLNTAYVEKHGFPFIIAVRDHDKAGIMSAFQTRIENDTGTEFAEACKQVERIARYRLKDILP
- a CDS encoding ureidoglycolate lyase, translated to MTAIKARPLTADAFAPFGDVLQAVGKPDKIINNGFCGRYHDRARLDFGPDGRAGISVFKAEPRALPYTLDLLERHPDGAQAFIPMSLDAYLVIVAEDANGTPANIRAFIAGPGQGINYHRNTWHGVLTPLSAPGLFAVVDRIGETPNLEEYQLPTPLTITQ